The Carnobacterium divergens nucleotide sequence AATTCCGTTAATTGCGACACTTGTTGTAATACTTGAGTTGAACCAACCACGATACTGATCTGATCCTTCTAGATACATATCAGCTGGATACGTTAAATAAGGTCTCGCTGCTAAAACGGCTTGGTGAGAAGAGCCTGAATCAAACCAAACATCCATAATGTCATTTTCTTTTGTAAATTCACCATTTGGACTTGATGGATGAGTAAATCCTGCAGGTAATAAGTCTTTTGCTTCTCTTTCAAACCAAACATTTGAACCATGTTCGCCAAATAATGTCGCAACGTGGTCAATTGTTTCTGGAGTAATAATCGCTTCTCCATTTTCACCATAGAAAATTGGCAATGGAACACCCCATGCACGTTGTCTTGAAATAACCCAATCGCCACGATCACGAACCATATTATAAAGACGAGTCATTCCCCATTTTTGAACCCATTCAACGCCTTCAACAGCTGTTAAAATATCCGCGCGGAAGTCATCAATTGAAGCAAACCATTGCGGTGTTGCTCGGAAAATAACCGGTTTTTTTGTTCTCCAGTCATGTGGGTAACTATGAGTAAAGAAATCAAGTTTTAGTAATGCTCCTTTTTCGTCAAGAGCTTCTGTAATCAATTTATTTCCTTTGTCATAAAAGACACCTTCAAAACCAGGAGCTTCATCAGTGAAGACACCACGATCGTCAATTGGTGATAAAACACCTAATTTATATTTTTGGCCAATAATAAAGTCATCGTCACCATGTCCTGGAGCGGTATGAACTAAACCAGTACCAGCGTCTAACGTCACATGATCGCCGACCATTACTAATGAGGTGCGTTCGTATAGTGGATGTTGTGCCGTCATATATTCCATTTCAGACCCTTTTAATTCACTTAAAACTTCAACAGACTCCCAGCCAATTGCATTTTGAACCGTTTCTAATAGGTCCTTAGCCACTACAAACTTTTTGCCGTCAGCTAAAACAACTACATAATCATATAAGGCATTTACTGAGATTCCTAAGTTAGAAGGAATGGTCCAAGGCGTTGTTGTCCAAATAACTAAGGACGTATCAGTATCTAAGACTCCTTTTCCGTCTACTACTTTAAATGCGACGTAGATTGAAGGAGATTTAACGTCTTTGTATTCAATTTCCGCTTCTGCTAGTGCTGATTCGCTTGAAGGTGACCAGTAAATTGGTTTTAATCCTTTGTAAATATAGCCTTTTTCAGCCATTTTTCCAAAGACACGAATTTGTGCTTCTTCGTATTCTGGTTGTAACGTTACATAAGGATGATCCCATTCTCCAGCAACACCTAAACGTTTGAAATCTTCACGTTGTTTGTTGACTTGCTCCCATGCATATTCTTCACATTTTTTACGGAATTCAGCGACTGTCATTTCTTTGCGCTTAACTCCTTTATTTGTTAAAGCTTGCTCGATTGGCAAACCATGAGTATCCCAACCAGGAACGTATGGTGAACGGAAACCTGACATTGATTTATGACGGATAATGATGTCTTTGCTGATTTTGTTTAAGGCATGCCCCATATGGATATTGCCATTTGCATAAGGAGGGCCATCATGTAAAACAAAGCTTGGTTTGCCTTCATTTAATTTTTGACGTTGAGCGTAAATGTCAACAGTCTCCCAATTTTTTTGCCATTCCACTTCTCTTGTTGGTAAATTTCCACGCATTGGAAAATCTGTTTTTCCAAGCTGTAATGTTTCTTTCATTTTCATGTTATATAAACTCCTTATCTATTTTAAAATTTAGTTTAATTTATTAAAAAAAGACTCCACCCCTATAGTAGGGACGAAGTCTTCGTGTTACCACCCAAGTTTAAGAAAAATTTCTTTTTCTCCTCAAGTAATTGTTAACGCCAATCAAACGAATTAGCTTACTTCGTTTCAGCTAATTGACTCCTAGAGGATCTAATCATAACAGGGACTTGCTAGTCTTTCACCATTCACTAGCTCGCTAAAAGTATTGTTATCATTTTTCTGTTCTATTCAAAGTCATTTATTTTTCTTCTGGCAATTCAATAGCTTCCAGTGTACCTTCTACTCGGTAGTTTAAATCTTCTGGCGATTCTTCTGCTACACTTGTATCAACATCATCAAATTTTTTAATATCTGCGACATCAATTGGTTCTTGGATTGCTACTTCTTCCGTTTCTTCAATTGCTTTTGGTAAATCTGCTAAAACTTCTTTTAAGGTTGGAATTTCCAAGGTTTCTCCTGGTGTTGTTTGTAACAACTCATCCCATTCCTTGTTGCGTACCATTTCTAATTGTGATTCGATCATTAATTGTAGACGTTGTTTAAACACACGACTTTGTTTTTTCAAGCCATCTGTTTCAATGCTGATTTTGCGTGCTTTTGTAACGGCTTCGTCTAGTAAACGATCTGCATTTTTTTCAGCATCCATCATAATAATTTTAGATTCTTTATTTGCATTTTCTTTTACGCGATCTGCTGCTTCTTGAGCTACAATAATCGATTTATTTAAAGCATCTTGCAAGTTATTGAAATGTTCAACTTTTTCTTCGCTGAATTTTAATTGTTTCTCTAATTCACGTTTCTCTTTTAGCACCATTTCATAATCTTTAATGATTTGATCTAAATAATCATTGACCTCATCTTGGTCATATCCACGCATCTTGACAGGGAACTCTTTGTTATGTATATCTAACGGAGTTAACACCATGG carries:
- a CDS encoding DivIVA domain-containing protein; the protein is MVLTPLDIHNKEFPVKMRGYDQDEVNDYLDQIIKDYEMVLKEKRELEKQLKFSEEKVEHFNNLQDALNKSIIVAQEAADRVKENANKESKIIMMDAEKNADRLLDEAVTKARKISIETDGLKKQSRVFKQRLQLMIESQLEMVRNKEWDELLQTTPGETLEIPTLKEVLADLPKAIEETEEVAIQEPIDVADIKKFDDVDTSVAEESPEDLNYRVEGTLEAIELPEEK
- the ileS gene encoding isoleucine--tRNA ligase, producing MKMKETLQLGKTDFPMRGNLPTREVEWQKNWETVDIYAQRQKLNEGKPSFVLHDGPPYANGNIHMGHALNKISKDIIIRHKSMSGFRSPYVPGWDTHGLPIEQALTNKGVKRKEMTVAEFRKKCEEYAWEQVNKQREDFKRLGVAGEWDHPYVTLQPEYEEAQIRVFGKMAEKGYIYKGLKPIYWSPSSESALAEAEIEYKDVKSPSIYVAFKVVDGKGVLDTDTSLVIWTTTPWTIPSNLGISVNALYDYVVVLADGKKFVVAKDLLETVQNAIGWESVEVLSELKGSEMEYMTAQHPLYERTSLVMVGDHVTLDAGTGLVHTAPGHGDDDFIIGQKYKLGVLSPIDDRGVFTDEAPGFEGVFYDKGNKLITEALDEKGALLKLDFFTHSYPHDWRTKKPVIFRATPQWFASIDDFRADILTAVEGVEWVQKWGMTRLYNMVRDRGDWVISRQRAWGVPLPIFYGENGEAIITPETIDHVATLFGEHGSNVWFEREAKDLLPAGFTHPSSPNGEFTKENDIMDVWFDSGSSHQAVLAARPYLTYPADMYLEGSDQYRGWFNSSITTSVAINGIAPYKTVLSQGMVLDGEGRKMSKSIGNTILPEKVVKQMGADIIRLWVASVDTQADVRVSDEILKQVSEVYRKIRNTLRFLLANTSDFDQKADAVDYNNLRSVDKYLMIRLNQLIGKVEESYEKYEFSTIYQLINNFCTVDLSQFYLDFAKDVVYIEAADAYERRAMQTVFYEVLVTLTKLLTPILPHTAEEVWDFLNEEEDYVQLSEMPEVTHYPNEEELVDMWEAFMDLRNDVQKALEEARNEKKIGKSFEAKLVLYPNEQTKALIAALDSNLAQLFIVSDLEVKGMKETAPENALQFDSVAILIEKAEGETCERCRGVKHDVGSHPDAPNLCDRCATIVEEHYPAALLPEEAE